The Ursus arctos isolate Adak ecotype North America unplaced genomic scaffold, UrsArc2.0 scaffold_33, whole genome shotgun sequence DNA segment AGCTGTTTGTATGGATGGTACGGGCCATACATAGAAGCAAAGCTCCCATCATCTAGTTATTTTTTCATATTCCACAATCCCTCACCATTTCCCCAGATTCAAATACAatgtttttcaggaaaaaaaatatctagcTTTTGGCTTACCCTTTTGGTCTCGGTTTCCTTGTTCTGGGCTCCAGAAACTCTGTCTCCATTTCCGTTTCAAGGATCCTGTGTTTCTGAGAAGGCTGGGGTGGAAGCATTTCCCATTCATTGTCATGGGTGACAGCCTGCCGCAGAGCTGCATCTGGGCCAGCCCTGCCTCGGCTCTTGATCTTCCGTGATTGGCTGCCCAGACCAGGGGCCTCTTCTAGTGCTAAAGATTCCAGAGGCTTCATTCCTCCTAGAACCTGCATGTGGGGACCCTCCCCAAAGCCACAAGCGGAGGTCAGCTCTGTCATCTTGCCAGACCATCCAGGCCCTGAGTTCCTAGCTTCCAATGACTGATCACCGACCTCACCAAGGCCCAAGACCATCCAGCTCTGGTCTTGCCCAGGACTCTCAAGAGATGATCTCTTATCCCCTTTGGGAGACAGTCTGTCTACAGAAgcatcttctctttcatttaagGAGGCAGGCTGACGGGCATCTGGGAAGCCTGCTAGCTGAGTTCCTGGCAGCCCTGTTTCTTCAGAACCTGCGTGAAACTCTCCTAATTCACATGTGTTTTCTCTGGCTTCACTGGCCTCGGGTGTTCGGGGTGAAGTTTCTTCATGGTTTACAAGTATGTAATCCATGTGTAGCGCATGAGGaccttcattcttttctgtgtaCCTTTCTTCCCTGTATTCTGGTGTTATCTGCCCAGGCTCTTTAATTGGAATTACGTTTTCTTCTTCCAACTCTGATACTCCCTTGCTGGCACCTAGAAGTGGAAGATGAAGGCGAGATGGGGAGAACAAGGCTGAATTAACACATTATGTGATTTGTGATCTTTGCAAATGATCCATCTAAGGAGAgatcatttaagaatttttttttttttttggtagagctgttttcttttctcaggcACTCTCAAAGAGAAGTATTATACAAGCAGCAGACATTTACTGCTGGAATACAGGACTTGGTGAAGCATGCATTACAAATGCAATTAATTCCTCTTTTTACCCACTTCGGTAGGAAGAGCTCGGTTTACAAATATGTTAATTGCACGAAAGCAGCAGtttctgggagtgggggtggggtgggctgggctgggttgaggtgggggcagggagtggaggaCTGGTTGTTTCTTACCATCTGGTGGTCCTACGTCTCCACCTGCTGGTGAATCTGAGTTATCTGTTTCTACTTCCCAGTCAACGTTTGATGGAGACAACTCAAGGTTGGAGTCAGCTCCCTCCCGCAAAGACACAGACTCAGACTCGGGGTCTTCACGAATATGTAGCACAACCAGCTGTCCCGGCTGGCTGTTTTGGGTTTCTTCATGCTTTTCCCTGCTTCTTTGATCAGGAAGGGCAGAAAGCAGTATTTCGGCTGCTTCGCTCCCTAGAGATTCATTCTCTGGAGACCCAGCCTCCCCCGTTGTTTTGACGCCGAGAGGAGGTTCTGTGAGATGGGACAAATCAAAGGGAGGCGTGTAGGGTGCCAGCGATCGCTTCAGAGCATCTTCTTCCAAGGGAGGGTCACCACCATAGAGAAAATGTTCAGGTTCTTTCGTTAAATCTTCATCGATATTTTGGCCCATGACATCATATTCGAAATCACCCCAAGAGGCTTCAGATGAACAGATGTCTTGCTTCCCTGCATCCCCATCAACTGGCGTTTCGGGATTGCCCTCTGATAATGTCAATTTACTCATGTCATCGATCGTTCCCGTGGATGTGTTAAGACCTGAGGCATCGCTGAGACTGTGGTCAAAGGCAGCCTCGCTTACATCCAGACAAGTGTCTGAGGCTAGCAAGGCGTCAGGACCAGTGGCAGAATTCTCAGTAGCAAGAGGCTGCCCATGGTCCAGCCAGGCTCCCGCATCTGTCTGACTTTCGGGAGAAAAGCCCTCTGACATCAGCGAGCTGTTGCTGTCCATGGTTGGCTCTTGGAGAGTTCCGAAAACACCGATTCCCACGTTTTCGATCATTGGGATTGTTCTGTCCGCACGCTGCAGGGGTGGTGCTGCGTCTGGGGCAGCTCCTTTCTCAGATGCTTCGAAACCTGCATTATTTCCACCGTTGATTTCAGACGGTTCAGGGGAAGCTTTGTGAGAGGCAGGCTGAGATGAGCCACTTGTGTTCCCCTGATCACTGATGGGAGGCAGTGGAATCACGTCTTGAGAAGACAGTTCTGAATTGTATGGGACAACTTCCTGCCCAGGCTCCGGACTGGGTTCTTCATCCATCTTGGGCTCAGTGAGATATAAGTCACCAGCTTCCACTTCAGGTCCCACTCCAGCCCTGATGTGCTGCTCAGTCTCTTGCTTTGCCTCGTAATCATGACATATATCAGGGCTGTTGGAAGCCTGAGAATTGCTGTCATGGTCACAGTGAGTCAGTATATCTGGATTCTCACCATCTGCTTTCAAACTGAAGGGCTGCTTAGCATCCATCCACAAATCAGGCGAAGCTGAGGCCAGTTGCCCACCCTCTTGGAAGTTGCCATGTAAAATATCTGGGACAAATGTGCCTTGGGGGCCCTCACTAGGGGTAGAGACATCCCATTCAGAGCCTGACTTCTTTATCAACTGGCTGGAAGAACTGACAGCGGGGAAATCTTCTGAGGCAATGCTTGAGTTCGTTATTTCACCAGGATatgattttccttcttcccaccaATTTGTTTCTTGACACTCAACAGTCGAAACATTAGATATCACACGTCCATCTTCATCTGTGTGAGTAAATGTTGGGGCTGGCTGATCCCAGATGGACAGCACTGTGTTCTGACCCTGCTGCTCCTGGGTAGGAGTTTCTGAAGTCAGTTCCTGACCGGCAGAAGACATGAAGCTTTGCTCCCTGGAATCCTTTTCTTTAATTTGGTCCAATATTACCAGCTGGCTAAGCTGATCAGCTTCTGggtctggctgccttggctgaATGTTCCAAAGTTGCTCATGGGATTTCTCCTCATGGCCATCCAGGAAGGGTGACTGATGTTCCTCCGTGAAAGGATTGGTACATTGCGTTTCCATGGGTTCGCTATCACCCTCCACGGGTACTCCCCAGGGACTCACAGTTTGGTACACTGAAGAACTCATCTCTAACACACTCCTTGAGCTGGGCAATTCCCTTTCAGATGCACTCTCAACTGGTCGTCCTCCTTGTAGAGAGGCGTTCCACCACTCAGTGCTCTCGGCTGAGAAGCCAAGCATTTCGGATTTAGAATAATTCTCATTCTTCGATTCACTTTGGGGGGAGATTTGCCATAGGGTATCTCCTGTCTTCTCTGTTTCCGGAGATCTCATCTCCTTATCCACTACTGTGATCTGCAGTTCAGTCTGCTTTAGTGGTGAGAAATTCCAGTGATCAGGGCTGTTTTGTTGATTGTCACAGATTGGGGTTGACTTATTCTCTGTGGGTTCTGAACTGCCTCCGTAGGCAGAAAATGCATCATTGGGATCCGCTGTGGCCAGGGACTTACTAGGTTCATTCAGTGAGTCCCAAGCCCTGGGTTCACTCTGAGCAGCTTGGCAAGTGCCCAAAGGGATCTCTTTCTCCACTGACTCTTCATCGCCGATGCTGTCATCATCAGAACCTGAGCTCGTTGCGATGAACCTGGTATCCTCTGGCTGTACGGTTTTAGAAATGTCATGCTCGTTTTTCTCCTGACGGCTAACCACTAGATTTCTCTCTTGATAGGCATCGGAATATTCTGAATATCTGCCTGTTTCAGGGCTGgataaagaggaaaaggaatcGCCATCTGTGGAGTCGTTCCAAATCTCTAAAAATTTAGGAACCTTGTGATCTAAGCTCTTTTCCAACCTGTCCATTCTGGTTTTCTCCAGGTCCTTCATTTCAGTAATTACTTCTACTTGGCTGTCAGTAGTAATTAGTGCAGATTCTTGGTGATTCTCTTTGCTCCAATCATCTTGATGCTGCTTCTGATGCCCTGAATTGGGTCCCTGGTCCCAGGAAGGCAATGCAGCTGAAGAATTGTTTAGGCCAGGACTGGATGCACTCGAATGTGTATACTCACTAGAAATACTATCTCTGCGATAATTTCCGGATGGATTAGCTCCTGGAGGGCTGTTTTCAGTACTCTCAAATTCAAGATTCTTAGGTATCTCAGAACTTGGTAAATTGACCTGCACGTCACCGTCCACAGAGGCATCCCAAATGTCAAGGCTTTGGGGACATTCATGGGGTGGCTCTTGGTTCACTCTCTCTGGCTCCAGAACGTtacattcttcatttttctcaagaTCCATTTCAGGTAAAGATACAGTTTTTGTTAAATTCAGCCCACCTGAAATCTCAGTGGTTTCACCTGAATTTCTGTGATACATGAGGTGCTTTTCCCAGGTGTCTTGGGCCCGTGGGTCGTTGGTGGACACCTCTGCGTGCCCATCACAGGGATCTGGATTGTAAGGCCCCCTCTCGTGCTCTAAAACCTCCTGGGGTTCCTCAGTCTGAGGACTGGAAGCGACTGAGCGAGAGCTGATTTTGCCCGATTCGTCACAGATTTCTTGATGTTGAGATGCCACTGGGGAAGAACATTCCTGGTCACTTTGCCCTTTTCCAGAAATCCCCGAGGCTCTACCTAGCATGTCCTCCTCACTGGGGTGCGCCCTAGCAACAGCTCCACGGGCTTCCTCCTCACCTTCGCTTTGTCCGTAGCTAGGACCTTTCTGATGATCTGAGTGTGCAAAATGCCCCGGATTCTCAAGGTTGGTTGCCCAGGATGCCCCATCACTTGGCAGGGTCCCTTTGCCTGTGTCCTGCTTATTGGGATCAAGTGCTCCTGACTCGTTGCCTCCAGAAGCTTCTAGCAGCCCTGGGATATAACCGTCCTTAATTTTTTCTGCTGAGTTGGGAGTTTCAGGAGGTGATCTGTGTTGTTCAGAGTCTGTAACATATGATGGGCCTGGTAACATTAATGAAGACATGTCATTATCTCTCATGACGGAATTCCAAATATTATTTGCGATTAGCTGCCCACTTTTTTCATTCAGGGTGTGATATTCGTTGGCAGGAGGGTTCTCGCTGTGCTCGGAAGAGGCAGGGAGTTCCCAGTCTACCTGATTTGTTTCCTGATACTCCACACCCCATGGTTCCAGCTGTCTCACGGAAAATCGGGTCTCAGGTTCAGTACCTTCAGCCATGTATCCTTGTGCTTGGCCTTCGCTGGAGATGGCCACACCCGCACTGCAGTCATCCCAGTCCAAATCGTTATCCATATCGGAGATGGTCGCAGTGGACTGCGTGTCCTCCAGAATCACCCTGTTCCACAAGTCGAGGCTGTCGGGGACCGCGTGGCGGGAGTTGGTGCTGCTGTGCAGAAGCGTGAGCTGTCGGTTGGTTTCATTGTAGAGCTGCATCATGCTGGGGTCGTCGTAACTGGACAGGCTACTTTCCCCGATGTCATCCTCCAGGGAGATGTTCTTATCATCCGTGGGCTCTGTCTCGAGTAAATCTTTATCGGAGTTATAagacatatttatttgagaactaTTATCTGCATCAGGGGAACCCCACATTTCTAGGttcccaggacctgagctaatTCGATTTCTAGGTGGCTGCTCTGGGGACTGAGGAGGTATTTCCATCTCCCCTGTGGCAGAGTTAGCGTCTTTTGACTCCAAGCCTCCCTCTTTAGCAAAtggcttgttttctgtttctttttcgtCTCCAGCAAATGTTGGCGAAGTGTAAGAGTCAGACGTGGAGTAGTTGGTATCTAAGGGGGAAGGCACCGAATCGTCCCCCATGTTGGATGCGCTGTAATCGGAACATTTATATAAGAAGGAATCTTCCCAAGGTGCCAGGACGTCTGACCCTCCTTTCTTGATACCCTCCTCAAAAAGGTTCCAGGAATCGACCTTTTCATACACCTTCCCCCTAATTTTTGGATCCACTACACCATTCTGATCTTCCTGTGTCGGCTTGGAACTATTCCACGCGTGATCCAGATCACAGCTGGGATTTCCAGTTATAAGGATGTTATCCCTGGGGTCGAGGTTCTTCTTGCCCCAGATTTCTTCATTATTTGCCTCACTGGGTGAATTGtcttctgaaggaaaagaaaacccgCTTTTTGCCATGGCCCACTCACTCGGGTCCCTCACAGAAGGTGTCTCACCACTGGTTGGGTGCAGATTCCAGGTATTTGCCAGAGCTTTGGCGCCATCTTCTTTACCAAAGGCGCTCCAGGCTGGGAATGACACCGCAGCAGCTGGGGCGCCATCTTCTGTAGGATTTCCCCACGGCTCTGGCATCGCTGTGGGAGAGCCATCAGAGCGCCACAAGGCAGCAAAGTCTTCTATAAGGTGATTTGTGCCCTGAGGAGAAGCGTTGGGCAAATTCGATTTCTCCAGGGGCATGTTTTGAAACTGCAAATTGTCCTCATTTTGGTCTTGAGGAGTGTTGCTGCCAAGGCCAGGCTGACCAAATTCCGACTCCCAGGGACTTGACTTTGGGAATTCAAGACTCTTTGGTTGAAATATAGAATCTGAGGCTCTCCTATCCGCTGCGCTTGGCTTATGATCTTTCCATGACTCGGGGCTCTGGAAGACAGACTCCTGTTCACTGGAACTCCATGGATCTGCAATATTTTTAGAGTCGATTTCCAAACCACCCCACCAGCTGCTGCACCTCGCACGGGTCTGAGGTGGCCCTACGTGACCTGCGTCTATTGCTTTTTGGGTCGCATTTTCTGGATAGAGTACAGCTGGTTCTTCGGTAGATGGTGAGCTTTCTACAAAGCTATTCATAGGTGTTGGTGGGACTctctttccaatattttttaGCCTTTCTGGGGAAGGAGATTTATCTCCCACAAAACCTGTCAGGCTCAAATTTCTTTCAGAGTGATCCTGGGGACTTTCTTGTCTCTGACCAAACTCCTCATCAAATTCCACAAGGTTATCTTTGCCGGCCCCTGACAAAAGTGAACTGGATGAATAATTAGAGACGTCCATCCCTAGCCCATTGATTTCTTTAGGCTCGGTGGGGGGTTGTCCTTCTGATGAATCACTATTGGGGAAGAAGTCGTCTGCGGGAGAGTAGTCTGCAGAATGGGAAGATGGTTGGGACTGCCCAGAAACCATGGGCGCTTGGTCAAAGTTGAAGAGATCAAAGGATTCACTGTGTTCTCCAGACCGGGCATGCTCCTCTGCGACTGCTCCTTCAGGGATAGGACTATAGGAGTCAAACCCTGGGAGGAGGCTGTGGTGAGGCCCAGCACCTTCTCCCACTGGACTATCATCACTGAGGAAAACCGAGCTCTCCTTGGATGAACGGCTGCTTCTAATGGTGGCCAAGCCGCTATCTGGGCTGACAAGGTCTATGTTCCCATCCACCTGAGCCTGGTTAGAATCGCTCAGATCTGGAGGGTTTTCTATGAAATTCACAGAGCTGGGTTGTGGCTCTATGTCAGAACCATACAACTCCATAATCCCAGAAGATCCCTGGGACAGAGGGGCGCTGCCTGCCACGGCTTCTGTCGAGGACGTCCTGCTGTTGGAGGCCATCTCTGGGCACCTCCTGTTGATGACTTCCTTGACCAGAAGGACCACCTGATCACAGGTCACCAAAGGGTTCTCCTGCTGGTACACCAGGATCTCATCGCAGCCACATTCAAAGGGCTCCAGCTCGAGGCAAGGGTTCTGGCATTCTTCCAGTTCACAGCAAATCTGTCAGGGAGGCACAGGGGTTCGTGTGAGCACTCGGGCACTCTGCTCTTTGCAATTtgtctttcttaatttttcttaatataaaattaatctgTGCACATCAGTCTACAAATAAGATCTCAAACAACTGAAGACCAGTTGTTTGTAAGACATGTAATATAAGGCGTGGAAAGTCCCACTTAAAATACCACCGCCTCTTTCTACAATCCCATCAAATTGGCTTTTCTTTTAACTCAAAATTCAGCTGCTCAACGTTGTTTGCTCCTGAAAGTTACAGGTTAAGAGATTTAAACTATTTAAATCCTCTCCTTGGTGTAATATATCATCATCTTCCAACAGGAGTGAAACTCAAGTTTGCAAAAAGCAGAGATAATGCTGGATGCTGAGAAGAACTAGGGGGAACGAGTGTGGGCATGAGGGGAAATGGGGCGGGAGGAGGCACCCAGCACCTGCTTTTACCTCTGAAAGCCTCataaagcaaaggagaaaataggaaagagaagCTACCAGGGGTGGAGATTTCCAACAGCACGTGAGGCCCAGCTGTCTCTTCCTGCCGCCCGGAAGCATCCACATGGAACCCAGAACAGACAAAGCTCCCTCAGAGGCCAAGAGGATGTTTGACAGCCAGTGTGAGGGCAGAACTGGACCTCAGCTGTATGATTTTTAGGTAACGTCAGGAATATTTTACACACTGGACTTTTGAAATGGCCCAACAGGATTAGTGGAAGTGATagcaaaaacactgaaaataactATGGAGCTCActttaatagtaataataacgaacatttattgtttccataTGCCAGGCATAGTTCTAAGGTTTTATATGTGGTATCtcctttaattctcacaataattcTGTGCAAGGCAGGGATTCTTTATCCCTGTTTTGCCAATGATGACATCGGGACATAGCAAGGTTGGTCAGATACCTTGACCAACGCCACGCAGGTGACACGTGGTGGAGCCACGCTGTGAACTCTGCAGAAGCTGACCCTTAATCAACTGTGGTCACCTGGACACAGAGGGTTTCCTCTAGGGTAGTCTTGACCTTATGTTGCTCAAGATTCAGAGGAACTGTCTCTCAGGTGATGGGGGCGGTgcatggggaagaggagaggcaggcagagtgggCTCCAGGGCTTCTAATCCCTTCACCTGCTTCTCCACTTTTGTCTGTTTAAGAGTAACCAAGTTTTAAACCTATTTGGTACTAAAAGCGCTTTGAAAACCACCACCACTATGGAGGCTTGAGAGATGTTAAGTTGGTCCCTAGGAAACCAGTGACTAGACATAAAATTCAGCTTGGAAACCCAGTGCAGAGCAAAGCATTGAAAAAGCCATAGGCCAGTGGTACAATGCATAGGTGTGTGAGGGTCAGAAGGGGGGCTACATCTGaagcaggagcagagaggggcTCTTTCTTCTTTCACACTTGGACTTGAGAATGCACAAAGGAGTCCATGAGTACCTACGGTCACATGCAATACAGCCAACACGGATCTCTTGGGGGACAGCAAGTGAGGACGTAGAATGAGAAAGGAGTCTCGTGAGACTTTGCCTGTAGCCACCTGCACATAGACAGGTGTCTAATCCATTAGGGAGGAAAGATGGTGATGAAACTGTTCTATGTTCATGTTGTCTGTATTATAAGGAATCATGTAGGTTCTCATATTAGTTGTTAAATACACCTGGTTCGGTATAGCCAGTGCCctattttgattaattttgtCTACTTCCTATATTATTTCCAAAACGTTGggttaaaaaattcaattatcaACCAAGAGGAGCTGACTCCTCTTCTGACCCAGTCAGAATTATAGCACTTGGAGACAAGCCAATTTTGATCAAAGCATTAGATCACCAGTTATGAAACACTGGGGACTAAATTTAAGATGGGgactaaattttttttaggtataaCCAAGTAGCAGTCCTCAACGAAACATCACCCCCAAGAGGACTTGCCTTTCTTTGGGTGAAAAagatagattctttttttctatggATTTGGTCtagaagacaaataaatatgGGGATCTTTTAAAACGCCCCCTGtggtcatggggatgaaaggcacagcacagagaatatagtcaatgatatgaGTGTTGTGTGATGACGGGCGGTTGGGAGCCACGCTTGTGGGCACAGCATAAAATACagagttgctgaatcactatattctacacctgaaactaatgtaacattgagtgtcaactatacttcactacaaaataaattttaaaataaaaatttaaaaagggccttgtgttgggggagggggtgaagtATCAAaagatacaagcttccagttacaaaatatataagtcctggggatgtaatgtacagcatggcgactatagttaacaatactgtattatatatttgaaagttgctaagagagtggatcttaaacGTCCTCAtcacataaattttttttttgtaactatgcatggtgatgaatgttaacttGACTTACACTGTTGATCACGTCACAATATgcacaaatatcaaatcactatgctgtaccccagaaactaatataatgttagatgtcaattacacctcaaatttttaaaaagggccaATATTTATCCCACTGCCAATTCTAATTAGGTGATTTTT contains these protein-coding regions:
- the PRUNE2 gene encoding protein prune homolog 2 isoform X7; this translates as MEEFLQRAKSKLNRSKRLEKVHVVIGHKSCDLDSLISAFTYAYFLDKVSPPGVLCLPVLNVPRTEFNYFTETRFILEELNISESFHIFRDEINLHQLNDEGKLSVTLVGSNVLASEDKVLEPAVVKVINPVEQSDGGLEFRESSSSLVVKEILQEAPELITEQLAHLLRGSILFKWMTMGSEKISEKQEEILSILEDKFPSLPPREDIINVLQETQFSAQGLSIERTMLKDLKELSDGEIKVAISTVNMTLENCMFHSNISSDLKAFADKFGFDVLILLATYLSEEEQPRRQIAVYSQNLELCSQICCELEECQNPCLELEPFECGCDEILVYQQENPLVTCDQVVLLVKEVINRRCPEMASNSRTSSTEAVAGSAPLSQGSSGIMELYGSDIEPQPSSVNFIENPPDLSDSNQAQVDGNIDLVSPDSGLATIRSSRSSKESSVFLSDDSPVGEGAGPHHSLLPGFDSYSPIPEGAVAEEHARSGEHSESFDLFNFDQAPMVSGQSQPSSHSADYSPADDFFPNSDSSEGQPPTEPKEINGLGMDVSNYSSSSLLSGAGKDNLVEFDEEFGQRQESPQDHSERNLSLTGFVGDKSPSPERLKNIGKRVPPTPMNSFVESSPSTEEPAVLYPENATQKAIDAGHVGPPQTRARCSSWWGGLEIDSKNIADPWSSSEQESVFQSPESWKDHKPSAADRRASDSIFQPKSLEFPKSSPWESEFGQPGLGSNTPQDQNEDNLQFQNMPLEKSNLPNASPQGTNHLIEDFAALWRSDGSPTAMPEPWGNPTEDGAPAAAVSFPAWSAFGKEDGAKALANTWNLHPTSGETPSVRDPSEWAMAKSGFSFPSEDNSPSEANNEEIWGKKNLDPRDNILITGNPSCDLDHAWNSSKPTQEDQNGVVDPKIRGKVYEKVDSWNLFEEGIKKGGSDVLAPWEDSFLYKCSDYSASNMGDDSVPSPLDTNYSTSDSYTSPTFAGDEKETENKPFAKEGGLESKDANSATGEMEIPPQSPEQPPRNRISSGPGNLEMWGSPDADNSSQINMSYNSDKDLLETEPTDDKNISLEDDIGESSLSSYDDPSMMQLYNETNRQLTLLHSSTNSRHAVPDSLDLWNRVILEDTQSTATISDMDNDLDWDDCSAGVAISSEGQAQGYMAEGTEPETRFSVRQLEPWGVEYQETNQVDWELPASSEHSENPPANEYHTLNEKSGQLIANNIWNSVMRDNDMSSLMLPGPSYVTDSEQHRSPPETPNSAEKIKDGYIPGLLEASGGNESGALDPNKQDTGKGTLPSDGASWATNLENPGHFAHSDHQKGPSYGQSEGEEEARGAVARAHPSEEDMLGRASGISGKGQSDQECSSPVASQHQEICDESGKISSRSVASSPQTEEPQEVLEHERGPYNPDPCDGHAEVSTNDPRAQDTWEKHLMYHRNSGETTEISGGLNLTKTVSLPEMDLEKNEECNVLEPERVNQEPPHECPQSLDIWDASVDGDVQVNLPSSEIPKNLEFESTENSPPGANPSGNYRRDSISSEYTHSSASSPGLNNSSAALPSWDQGPNSGHQKQHQDDWSKENHQESALITTDSQVEVITEMKDLEKTRMDRLEKSLDHKVPKFLEIWNDSTDGDSFSSLSSPETGRYSEYSDAYQERNLVVSRQEKNEHDISKTVQPEDTRFIATSSGSDDDSIGDEESVEKEIPLGTCQAAQSEPRAWDSLNEPSKSLATADPNDAFSAYGGSSEPTENKSTPICDNQQNSPDHWNFSPLKQTELQITVVDKEMRSPETEKTGDTLWQISPQSESKNENYSKSEMLGFSAESTEWWNASLQGGRPVESASERELPSSRSVLEMSSSVYQTVSPWGVPVEGDSEPMETQCTNPFTEEHQSPFLDGHEEKSHEQLWNIQPRQPDPEADQLSQLVILDQIKEKDSREQSFMSSAGQELTSETPTQEQQGQNTVLSIWDQPAPTFTHTDEDGRVISNVSTVECQETNWWEEGKSYPGEITNSSIASEDFPAVSSSSQLIKKSGSEWDVSTPSEGPQGTFVPDILHGNFQEGGQLASASPDLWMDAKQPFSLKADGENPDILTHCDHDSNSQASNSPDICHDYEAKQETEQHIRAGVGPEVEAGDLYLTEPKMDEEPSPEPGQEVVPYNSELSSQDVIPLPPISDQGNTSGSSQPASHKASPEPSEINGGNNAGFEASEKGAAPDAAPPLQRADRTIPMIENVGIGVFGTLQEPTMDSNSSLMSEGFSPESQTDAGAWLDHGQPLATENSATGPDALLASDTCLDVSEAAFDHSLSDASGLNTSTGTIDDMSKLTLSEGNPETPVDGDAGKQDICSSEASWGDFEYDVMGQNIDEDLTKEPEHFLYGGDPPLEEDALKRSLAPYTPPFDLSHLTEPPLGVKTTGEAGSPENESLGSEAAEILLSALPDQRSREKHEETQNSQPGQLVVLHIREDPESESVSLREGADSNLELSPSNVDWEVETDNSDSPAGGDVGPPDGASKGVSELEEENVIPIKEPGQITPEYREERYTEKNEGPHALHMDYILVNHEETSPRTPEASEARENTCELGEFHAGSEETGLPGTQLAGFPDARQPASLNEREDASVDRLSPKGDKRSSLESPGQDQSWMVLGLGEVGDQSLEARNSGPGWSGKMTELTSACGFGEGPHMQVLGGMKPLESLALEEAPGLGSQSRKIKSRGRAGPDAALRQAVTHDNEWEMLPPQPSQKHRILETEMETEFLEPRTRKPRPKGLPSEDVGMDIPFEEGMPSPSAADMRPEPPNSLDLNDAHPRRIKLTAPNINLSLDQSEGSILSDDNLDSPDEIDINVDELDTPDEADSFEYTGHEGSTSNKDSGQESESIPEYTAEEEREDNRLWRTVVIGEQEQRIDMKVIEPYRRVISHGGDSGNFSAVLLDKWPRKE